A stretch of Mycobacterium sp. ITM-2016-00316 DNA encodes these proteins:
- a CDS encoding spirocyclase AveC family protein, whose amino-acid sequence MSTALTPALIIGLSFAYLGGALFLAYGAYLSYRRGRLHPLLLVSISAISFSWIEAPYDWAMYAQFPPALPRMPSWWPMNFTWGGGLPSAVPIGYVAYFVLPAVIGAALGRWAIRRFGWRRPQTLLVVGLLVGFCWALFFNAFFGPRFGIFYYGLVIPGLALFEGSRYQYPIYDAIAMAVQMMVFTYLLGRTDGQGRNVVEVWADTRSTSRTGSALLSVAAMIVAGHLAYGAVFAPHLATKLGGYVTSGPTEQLFPGIPNQPR is encoded by the coding sequence GTGAGCACCGCGCTGACGCCGGCGCTCATCATCGGCCTGTCCTTCGCCTACCTCGGTGGTGCGCTGTTCCTGGCGTACGGCGCGTACCTGAGCTACCGGCGTGGCCGCCTGCATCCGCTGTTGCTGGTGTCCATCTCGGCCATCTCGTTCTCCTGGATCGAAGCGCCGTATGACTGGGCGATGTACGCGCAATTCCCGCCCGCACTCCCACGAATGCCGTCCTGGTGGCCGATGAACTTCACCTGGGGCGGTGGGCTGCCGTCGGCGGTACCCATCGGCTATGTCGCCTACTTCGTGCTGCCCGCGGTGATCGGTGCCGCACTCGGGCGCTGGGCGATCCGGCGATTCGGGTGGCGCAGGCCACAGACCCTGCTTGTCGTGGGGTTGCTCGTCGGGTTCTGCTGGGCCTTGTTCTTCAACGCCTTTTTCGGTCCGCGGTTCGGCATCTTCTATTACGGCTTGGTCATTCCGGGTTTGGCGCTTTTCGAGGGCAGCAGGTACCAGTACCCGATCTATGACGCGATCGCCATGGCCGTACAGATGATGGTGTTCACCTATCTGCTCGGGCGCACCGACGGGCAGGGCCGCAATGTCGTCGAAGTGTGGGCGGACACGCGGTCGACGTCCCGCACCGGATCTGCACTGCTGTCGGTTGCGGCCATGATCGTCGCGGGGCATCTCGCGTACGGCGCGGTATTCGCCCCCCATCTGGCCACCAAGCTCGGTGGCTATGTGACCTCCGGTCCGACAGAGCAGTTGTTCCCCGGTATTCCCAACCAGCCCAGATAG
- a CDS encoding nitronate monooxygenase, with the protein MTTPQNSPLAGLGLTIPLIAAPMAGGATTPAMVIAAAHAGALGFLAAGYKTPQALESEIAAVRDASIPFGVNIFAPNPVPITGPDYRHYAGALRADADRFGLTLPADPIDDDDAFGAKIDLLSTNPVPVVSFTFGLPSHDVLTALQRAGTVVVQTVTTLAEAELAAAAGVDMLAVQASAAGGHSGTLSPNRLPAPVPIGDLIRQVTHGVKVPVIAAGGLATPEAVSAVLSAGAVAAAVGTVLLRADESAASATHKAALVDPSRTETVLTRAFTGRPARGLRNNFIDRFESVAPLGYPAIHYLTSPLRKAAAAAGDADLVHLWAGTGYRHVRDASTASILTSLAG; encoded by the coding sequence ATGACCACACCGCAGAACTCCCCGTTGGCCGGCCTCGGTCTGACGATCCCGCTCATCGCGGCGCCGATGGCCGGTGGTGCCACCACCCCCGCGATGGTGATCGCCGCCGCACACGCTGGTGCGCTGGGGTTCCTGGCCGCCGGCTACAAGACTCCCCAGGCTCTGGAGTCCGAGATCGCTGCCGTGCGAGACGCGTCAATCCCGTTCGGCGTCAATATCTTTGCCCCCAACCCGGTGCCGATCACCGGTCCGGACTATCGGCACTACGCCGGCGCCCTGCGGGCCGACGCGGATCGCTTCGGTCTGACCTTGCCCGCCGACCCCATCGATGACGATGATGCGTTCGGCGCCAAGATCGACCTGTTGTCGACGAATCCGGTACCCGTGGTGAGCTTCACCTTCGGGCTACCCAGCCACGACGTCCTCACCGCCCTGCAGCGGGCCGGGACAGTCGTGGTGCAGACCGTGACGACGTTGGCGGAAGCCGAACTGGCCGCCGCGGCGGGCGTGGACATGCTCGCCGTGCAGGCCAGCGCGGCCGGCGGGCATTCGGGCACGCTGTCTCCGAACCGCTTGCCGGCACCGGTTCCGATCGGTGACCTGATCCGGCAGGTGACCCATGGGGTGAAGGTGCCAGTGATCGCCGCGGGAGGACTTGCCACACCCGAGGCGGTATCGGCCGTGCTGAGCGCCGGTGCCGTCGCGGCCGCCGTGGGCACCGTTCTGCTGCGTGCCGACGAGAGCGCCGCGTCGGCCACCCACAAGGCGGCACTCGTCGACCCGTCGCGCACCGAGACCGTCCTGACCCGCGCCTTCACCGGGCGCCCCGCCCGCGGTCTGCGCAACAACTTCATCGACCGCTTCGAATCGGTTGCGCCGCTGGGCTACCCCGCAATCCACTACCTGACCAGCCCGCTCCGTAAGGCAGCCGCTGCGGCAGGCGATGCCGATCTTGTCCACCTCTGGGCTGGGACGGGCTACCGTCACGTCCGCGATGCATCGACGGCGTCGATCCTCACCTCCCTGGCCGGCTGA
- a CDS encoding helix-turn-helix domain-containing protein: protein MGYVADANRELADFLKRARSAVDPARAGLPADGRIRRVPGLRREEVALLAGVSTDYYTRLEQGRRITPSTAVLDAIAHALDLDATGRAHLGHLVGAPSTRRKAPRSVQRVRPGLYQLLDSLDNSPAMILGRRTDVLAANHAARVLFADFDSMPPRERNYARWMFTTEQARDLFLDWEVQARSAVENLRLDVGSDPNDPAAEELVAELSSASEEFRTWWSEHRVFQRTYGTKRLRHPVVGELSVDFETFTMPGDADQALFVYTTEACTPSRDALKLLLSWSSAKSVDAE from the coding sequence ATGGGATACGTGGCCGACGCCAACCGAGAGCTCGCGGACTTCCTGAAACGCGCCCGCAGCGCAGTTGATCCGGCGCGCGCGGGTCTGCCCGCCGACGGCCGGATCCGTCGGGTGCCGGGGCTTCGCCGCGAAGAGGTCGCGCTGCTGGCCGGCGTCTCCACCGACTACTACACGCGGCTGGAACAGGGCAGGCGGATCACCCCTTCGACCGCGGTGCTGGACGCGATCGCGCACGCCCTGGATCTAGATGCGACCGGGCGCGCGCACCTCGGTCACCTCGTCGGTGCGCCGTCGACGCGGCGCAAGGCGCCGCGTTCGGTGCAGCGGGTCCGGCCCGGCCTGTACCAGCTGCTAGATTCGCTGGACAACTCACCGGCGATGATCTTGGGCAGGCGCACCGACGTGCTCGCCGCCAACCATGCCGCGCGGGTGCTGTTCGCCGACTTCGACTCGATGCCGCCGCGGGAGCGCAACTACGCGCGTTGGATGTTCACCACCGAGCAGGCCCGAGACCTGTTCCTGGACTGGGAGGTTCAGGCCCGATCGGCCGTCGAGAACCTGCGCCTCGACGTCGGGAGTGATCCGAACGATCCGGCCGCTGAGGAACTCGTCGCCGAATTATCGAGTGCGAGTGAGGAATTCCGCACGTGGTGGTCCGAGCATCGGGTGTTCCAGCGGACATACGGCACCAAACGGTTGCGCCATCCGGTCGTCGGCGAACTGTCCGTCGACTTCGAGACGTTCACGATGCCTGGTGACGCGGACCAGGCACTGTTCGTCTACACCACCGAAGCCTGCACACCGTCGCGGGATGCGCTGAAGCTGCTGCTGAGCTGGAGCTCTGCCAAGTCCGTCGACGCCGAGTGA
- a CDS encoding SDR family NAD(P)-dependent oxidoreductase, translating into MTYPTDRPATWFVTGASRGLGLALVRQLLQRGDNVAATTRSSERLLCALSGVDTARLLALEVDLADPGAVGAAVNGTVEQFGHLDVVVNNAGYGLIAAVEETTDAEARAMFDVQVFGAWNVLRAAVPHLRTAGSGHIVSVSSILGLTAFPGWALYSAGKFALNGLSEALAQELAGFGVHVTIVEPGYFRTDFLTTDSLALPADAGDAYPAIREMTEQHLQMQGTQLGDPIKGAAAIIDIAITGQGPLHQLLGSDAVSLAQGQIDALTADVKAGYDLAVTTDQG; encoded by the coding sequence ATGACCTATCCGACCGACCGTCCCGCCACCTGGTTCGTGACCGGAGCCTCGCGCGGCCTCGGCCTCGCGCTCGTCCGCCAACTGTTGCAGCGCGGTGACAACGTCGCGGCGACCACCCGGTCGTCTGAGCGTCTACTCTGCGCGCTGTCCGGCGTCGACACCGCCAGACTGCTGGCGCTGGAGGTCGACCTCGCCGACCCCGGCGCGGTCGGCGCCGCGGTCAACGGCACCGTGGAGCAATTCGGGCACCTCGACGTCGTGGTGAACAACGCCGGCTACGGCCTGATCGCGGCGGTCGAGGAGACCACTGACGCCGAGGCGCGGGCGATGTTCGACGTGCAGGTGTTTGGCGCGTGGAATGTGTTGCGGGCCGCCGTTCCTCACCTGCGCACCGCCGGTAGCGGACACATCGTGAGCGTATCGTCGATCCTCGGGTTGACCGCATTCCCCGGGTGGGCGCTCTACAGTGCGGGCAAGTTCGCGCTGAACGGGCTCAGCGAAGCGCTGGCGCAGGAGCTGGCCGGCTTCGGCGTCCACGTCACCATCGTCGAACCGGGCTACTTCCGCACCGACTTCCTGACCACCGACTCGCTGGCGCTGCCTGCCGACGCGGGGGACGCGTACCCCGCGATCCGGGAGATGACCGAGCAGCATCTGCAGATGCAGGGCACCCAACTCGGTGACCCGATCAAGGGCGCGGCAGCGATCATCGACATCGCCATTACGGGACAGGGCCCGCTGCACCAGCTGCTCGGCTCGGACGCGGTGTCGCTGGCCCAGGGCCAGATCGACGCGCTGACCGCCGACGTGAAGGCCGGCTATGACCTGGCGGTCACCACCGACCAAGGGTGA
- a CDS encoding deoxyribodipyrimidine photo-lyase — translation MPSVLWFRRDLRLTDLPALLAAAEGDGDVLGCFVLDPRLEASAGPRRMQYLGDSLRHLQHQLDGRLLVVRGRAEERIPLIAKHIGADAVHISGDFTPFGRRRDEQVQKALDSIPLVATGSPYLVSPGRVLKDDDSPYKVFTPYFRRWQEHGWRAPATSTATSARWLDPADLSHTPLRPVQIPDPGADMDVTAGEAAALEQWRNFVDDDLQNYEQDRNRPDLARTSRMSGPLKFGTIHPRTMAADLDARRTGDAAYLRELAFRDFYADVLNHWPRSVWWNWNADFDAIEIDEGSDAEQLFAAWKAGETGFPIVDAGMRQLRDTGFMHNRVRMITASFLVKDLHLPWQWGARWFLEQLVDGDMASNQHGWQWCAGSGTDAAPYFRVFNPTMQGQKFDPAGDYIRRWVPELVDADDPHLKKGQRPAGYPDPVVDHSQERAEALRRYQAITGK, via the coding sequence ATGCCGTCCGTTCTGTGGTTCCGTCGTGACCTCCGGTTGACCGATCTTCCCGCGTTGCTGGCCGCCGCCGAGGGTGACGGGGACGTACTCGGCTGCTTCGTCCTCGACCCCCGTCTGGAAGCATCCGCCGGCCCGCGGCGCATGCAGTACCTCGGTGACAGCCTGCGCCACCTGCAGCACCAACTGGACGGCCGGCTACTGGTGGTCCGCGGGCGCGCCGAGGAACGAATTCCGCTGATCGCCAAACATATCGGTGCGGACGCGGTGCACATCTCCGGTGACTTCACACCCTTCGGGCGACGCCGTGACGAACAGGTGCAGAAGGCGCTCGACAGCATCCCGTTGGTGGCGACCGGGTCCCCCTATCTGGTGTCGCCGGGCCGGGTCCTCAAGGACGACGACAGCCCCTACAAGGTGTTCACCCCGTACTTCCGCCGGTGGCAGGAACACGGCTGGCGCGCCCCCGCCACGTCGACCGCGACGTCGGCGCGCTGGCTCGACCCCGCGGACCTGTCGCACACGCCGTTGCGACCGGTGCAGATTCCCGATCCCGGCGCGGATATGGACGTCACCGCCGGGGAAGCCGCCGCACTGGAGCAGTGGAGGAACTTCGTCGACGACGACCTGCAAAACTACGAGCAGGACCGCAACCGCCCCGATCTCGCCCGGACCAGCCGGATGTCGGGTCCGCTGAAATTCGGCACCATTCACCCACGCACCATGGCTGCCGACCTCGACGCCCGCCGCACAGGCGATGCCGCATATCTGCGCGAGTTGGCATTCCGTGACTTCTACGCCGATGTGCTCAACCACTGGCCCCGCAGCGTCTGGTGGAACTGGAATGCCGACTTCGACGCGATCGAAATCGACGAGGGTTCTGATGCCGAGCAGCTGTTCGCGGCATGGAAGGCGGGCGAGACCGGCTTCCCGATCGTCGACGCCGGTATGCGTCAGCTGCGAGATACCGGCTTCATGCACAACAGGGTTCGGATGATCACCGCGTCATTCCTGGTCAAAGACCTGCACCTGCCCTGGCAGTGGGGTGCCCGCTGGTTCCTGGAACAGCTGGTCGATGGCGACATGGCGAGCAATCAGCACGGGTGGCAATGGTGTGCGGGCAGCGGCACCGACGCCGCGCCCTACTTCAGGGTGTTCAACCCGACCATGCAGGGGCAGAAGTTCGATCCCGCAGGCGATTACATCCGTCGCTGGGTCCCCGAACTCGTCGACGCCGACGACCCGCACCTGAAAAAGGGGCAGCGGCCGGCGGGCTACCCGGATCCGGTCGTGGATCACAGCCAGGAACGCGCCGAGGCCCTGCGCCGCTATCAGGCGATCACGGGTAAATGA
- a CDS encoding type II toxin-antitoxin system Phd/YefM family antitoxin, which yields MDTVTVRDLRNNGGEVLRRVEHGERIVVTRDGAPVAELRPLPRSSAGPAELIRRRKNLPQVNPDALRRDIDNLIDPSL from the coding sequence ATGGACACGGTGACGGTACGTGATCTTCGGAACAACGGGGGAGAAGTCCTGCGCCGCGTCGAGCACGGCGAACGCATCGTCGTTACTCGCGACGGCGCGCCGGTGGCTGAACTCCGCCCCCTGCCCCGATCCAGCGCCGGCCCGGCCGAACTCATTCGCCGCCGCAAGAATCTCCCGCAGGTGAACCCAGATGCGCTCCGGCGCGACATCGACAACCTGATCGACCCGTCGCTGTGA
- a CDS encoding SRPBCC family protein — translation MRDSATVVIDVPAMDVWNVVSDIRNTGKFSPEVFEAEWLDGATGPALGAKFRGHVKRNEIGPIYWTTCRVTACQPGKEFGFEVLVGERAVNNWHYRFEPRGETSTTVTESFWLPFPALLQPLEPLYFLRRRRNVRDMTTTLNRIKDYVEQS, via the coding sequence ATGCGTGATTCCGCCACAGTGGTCATCGATGTACCGGCCATGGACGTGTGGAACGTGGTGTCCGACATCCGCAACACAGGCAAGTTCTCGCCGGAGGTATTCGAAGCCGAGTGGCTCGACGGCGCGACCGGCCCGGCGCTGGGCGCGAAGTTCCGCGGGCACGTCAAGCGCAACGAGATCGGGCCGATCTACTGGACGACCTGTCGCGTGACGGCGTGCCAGCCGGGCAAGGAGTTCGGCTTCGAGGTGCTCGTCGGCGAGCGTGCGGTGAACAACTGGCACTACAGGTTCGAGCCCCGTGGCGAGACGTCGACGACCGTGACCGAATCCTTCTGGCTTCCGTTCCCCGCGTTGTTGCAGCCGTTGGAGCCGCTCTACTTCCTGCGCCGCCGCCGCAATGTGCGGGACATGACCACCACGCTGAACCGCATCAAGGACTACGTCGAGCAGAGTTAG
- a CDS encoding zinc-dependent alcohol dehydrogenase family protein codes for MTDPMKAVVLTHFGGADAFEVREVPVPHVGPRQVRVRVHATAVNPLDYQIRRGDYADQVPLPAIIGHDISGVIEEVGTHVNEFGVGDEVYYTPQIFGGPGSYAEQHVADVDLVGRKPENVSHLEAASLTLVGGTVWESLVTRAQLTVGETILIHGGTGGVGTIAIQIAAAIGARVITTAKAGDHDFVRSLGADAAIDYTSTDYVDAVAELTQGKGVDVVYDTIGGDALTRSPLTLADSGRVVSIVDLAQPQNLIEAWGKNAAYHFVFTRQNRGKLNALTTLVERGLVKPVIGATLPLARMGEAHELLEDRRSWALRGKVAIDVAGDTVALPPRIS; via the coding sequence ATGACTGATCCGATGAAAGCCGTTGTGCTCACCCATTTCGGAGGGGCCGATGCTTTCGAAGTGCGCGAGGTCCCTGTACCGCACGTCGGGCCCCGCCAGGTTCGGGTGCGCGTCCATGCGACCGCCGTCAACCCGCTCGACTATCAGATCCGCCGCGGAGACTACGCCGATCAGGTGCCGCTCCCGGCGATCATCGGGCATGACATCTCCGGCGTGATCGAGGAAGTCGGCACGCATGTGAACGAGTTCGGCGTCGGCGACGAGGTGTACTACACGCCGCAGATTTTCGGCGGCCCCGGCTCCTACGCCGAACAGCACGTGGCCGACGTGGACCTCGTCGGCCGCAAGCCGGAAAACGTCAGTCACCTGGAGGCGGCGAGCCTGACCCTGGTCGGCGGAACGGTCTGGGAGTCCCTGGTGACGCGAGCTCAGCTCACCGTCGGCGAGACGATCCTCATCCATGGCGGCACGGGTGGCGTCGGCACCATCGCGATCCAGATCGCGGCGGCGATCGGCGCACGAGTGATCACCACCGCGAAAGCCGGCGACCACGACTTCGTGCGCTCGCTCGGTGCGGATGCGGCGATCGACTACACGTCGACGGACTACGTCGACGCCGTGGCCGAACTGACGCAGGGCAAAGGGGTCGATGTCGTCTACGACACGATCGGCGGCGACGCGCTCACCCGAAGCCCGCTGACGCTCGCCGACTCCGGGCGCGTCGTCAGCATCGTCGACCTCGCCCAGCCGCAGAACCTCATCGAGGCGTGGGGCAAGAACGCCGCCTATCACTTCGTCTTCACACGCCAGAACCGGGGAAAGTTGAACGCGCTCACCACGCTGGTCGAGCGCGGCCTCGTGAAGCCGGTCATCGGCGCGACTCTGCCGCTCGCCCGGATGGGTGAGGCTCACGAGCTCCTGGAGGACAGGCGGTCGTGGGCCCTGCGCGGCAAGGTCGCGATCGACGTGGCGGGCGACACTGTCGCGCTGCCCCCTCGCATCTCCTAG
- a CDS encoding type II toxin-antitoxin system VapC family toxin → MLDTSTVILLGQISDPTELPDESVISAITLAELSVGPHVARDAAERSARQQHLQQAEADFDVLPFDGDCARAFGAVAAALRASGRKPAARAYDALIAASAIAHALPLYTCNPADFAGIPRLELRSVTHPHHQ, encoded by the coding sequence ATGCTGGACACCTCCACGGTGATCCTCCTCGGCCAGATATCCGACCCAACCGAGCTTCCCGACGAATCGGTGATCAGCGCGATAACGCTGGCCGAGCTTTCCGTAGGTCCGCATGTAGCGCGCGACGCTGCCGAGCGCAGTGCTCGTCAGCAGCACCTGCAGCAGGCCGAGGCGGACTTTGATGTTCTACCGTTCGATGGTGATTGCGCGCGGGCATTTGGCGCCGTGGCGGCGGCACTGCGCGCATCGGGGCGCAAGCCAGCGGCGCGCGCGTATGACGCGCTCATCGCGGCGAGCGCGATCGCGCATGCGTTGCCGCTCTACACATGCAATCCAGCCGACTTCGCAGGAATCCCGCGGCTTGAGCTCCGGTCGGTCACCCACCCTCATCATCAGTAG
- a CDS encoding cytochrome P450 has product MTIDPTVGVYYDPFDNDIDDDPYPIWKRMRDEAPLYYNEKYNFYALSRYDDVAPALPNWQTYRSGHGTTADILFSGIEVPPGILLFEDPPLHDLHRKLLSRVFTPRRMLAVEDLVRGFCSRALDPIVGSDRFDFVVDLGAIMPMRTIGYLLGIPEDEQQRIRDRNDTAITVDSVPDGDISPTIFQDAVAMFVEYIEWRSNHPSDDLMTDLLNAEIEEADGTRRKLERGEVLAYTAMIAGAGNETTARLIGAMGQLLAEHPDQRHELVGDPSLIPAAVEETLRFEPPSPVQARYVARDVTHYGQTISEGSYMLLINASADRDPARHPDPDRFDIHRKAAHLGFGQGIHFCLGSALARLEARVAFEEVLTRWADWDVDYDNARRAHTLSVRGWARLPVRTR; this is encoded by the coding sequence GTGACCATTGATCCTACTGTCGGCGTGTATTACGACCCGTTCGACAATGACATTGACGATGACCCGTATCCGATCTGGAAGCGGATGCGTGACGAGGCGCCGCTCTACTACAACGAGAAATACAACTTCTACGCGCTGAGCCGTTACGACGACGTCGCGCCGGCGCTGCCGAACTGGCAGACCTATCGGTCGGGCCACGGCACCACGGCCGACATCCTGTTCAGCGGTATCGAGGTGCCTCCCGGCATCCTGCTGTTCGAGGACCCTCCGCTGCACGATCTGCATCGCAAGCTCTTGTCGCGGGTGTTCACGCCCCGACGCATGCTGGCCGTCGAGGATCTGGTGCGTGGATTCTGTTCGCGCGCCTTGGATCCGATCGTCGGATCGGATCGCTTCGACTTCGTCGTCGATCTGGGTGCCATCATGCCGATGCGGACGATCGGTTATCTGCTGGGGATTCCCGAGGACGAGCAACAGCGCATCCGGGATCGCAATGACACCGCCATCACCGTGGACTCAGTTCCGGATGGGGATATCAGCCCGACGATCTTTCAGGACGCCGTGGCGATGTTCGTCGAGTACATCGAGTGGCGGTCCAACCATCCTTCCGATGATCTGATGACCGATCTGCTCAACGCCGAGATCGAGGAGGCCGACGGTACGCGCCGGAAGCTCGAACGCGGCGAGGTGCTGGCCTACACCGCGATGATCGCCGGTGCCGGCAATGAAACCACGGCGCGACTGATCGGGGCGATGGGGCAATTGCTCGCCGAGCATCCCGATCAGCGCCACGAGCTGGTCGGCGACCCGTCGTTGATCCCTGCAGCGGTCGAGGAGACCTTGCGATTCGAACCGCCGTCACCGGTGCAGGCCCGCTACGTCGCGCGCGATGTCACGCACTACGGGCAGACCATCAGCGAGGGTTCCTACATGCTGTTGATCAATGCGTCGGCCGATCGGGATCCCGCTCGGCACCCCGACCCTGATCGTTTCGACATCCACCGCAAGGCAGCGCATCTGGGATTCGGGCAGGGGATTCACTTCTGCCTTGGTTCGGCGCTCGCGCGACTGGAGGCACGAGTGGCGTTCGAGGAGGTGCTCACGCGCTGGGCCGACTGGGACGTCGATTACGACAACGCGCGACGAGCGCACACCTTGAGTGTCCGTGGGTGGGCGCGGTTGCCGGTACGCACCCGCTAA
- a CDS encoding cutinase family protein — translation MVTGARTIGRLVAAAFLAAAALPVMVPTAVSQPCPDIGVVFARGTSEPPGVGGVGQRFVEALRAQAFPRTVGVHGVNYPASNNFSGGPAFQMSVAEGVRDESAHVQGVTSVCPSTQMVLGGYSQGAVVTALATSGVVPAGIAPGTAPPPLPADAVDNVAAVVLFGTPAGWSAEKYGTPAIDVGPAYAAKALEFCAPGDTVCSGALPSGSSGPHQQYGVNGMVDQAAAFTVSRLVRAPAPV, via the coding sequence GTGGTCACTGGAGCGCGAACAATCGGTCGCCTGGTTGCGGCGGCTTTCCTGGCGGCCGCGGCGCTGCCCGTCATGGTGCCGACTGCGGTGTCGCAGCCGTGCCCGGACATCGGCGTGGTGTTCGCCAGAGGCACCTCGGAGCCACCCGGGGTCGGCGGTGTCGGTCAGCGGTTCGTTGAAGCTCTACGTGCGCAAGCCTTTCCGCGCACGGTCGGTGTACACGGCGTCAATTATCCGGCGAGTAACAACTTCAGCGGCGGCCCGGCATTCCAGATGAGCGTCGCCGAAGGTGTGCGCGACGAGTCCGCCCACGTGCAGGGCGTGACCTCGGTGTGCCCGAGCACTCAGATGGTTCTCGGTGGGTACTCACAGGGGGCCGTCGTGACAGCTCTCGCCACCTCCGGCGTGGTGCCCGCAGGTATCGCGCCGGGGACTGCTCCCCCGCCGCTGCCCGCCGACGCCGTCGACAATGTGGCCGCGGTGGTCCTGTTCGGGACGCCCGCGGGTTGGTCCGCGGAGAAGTACGGAACCCCGGCGATCGATGTGGGCCCCGCCTACGCCGCCAAGGCCCTGGAGTTCTGCGCTCCCGGCGACACCGTCTGCTCGGGCGCACTGCCGTCGGGTTCGAGCGGCCCTCATCAGCAATATGGCGTCAATGGGATGGTCGACCAGGCGGCGGCCTTCACCGTCAGCCGGTTGGTGCGGGCGCCGGCACCCGTGTAG
- a CDS encoding GlxA family transcriptional regulator, which produces MQRPHQVVVLVLEGALPLDVGIPAEVFHPETGFGYEVSVCGVTAGTVPAHGSFGYAVPRGLDALADADTIIVPGYAPAGRPIPVQVRDALRTAASRGARIASICYGAFALAEAGLLDGLRATTHWDAAEKLAARHPQIAVEPNVLFVDEGSILTSAGAAAGLDLCLHIVRCDLGVAAANEIARGLVTAPYRTGGQAQYLPKTSSAAHGETLAETREWAMARLDEPLTIAGLAAHAQMSPRTFLRRFAEETGSTPLQWILRARVDTARELLESTKLSVDRIAEQVGLGTGSNLRLHFRRLLDVSPSEYRATFSGRS; this is translated from the coding sequence ATGCAGCGACCGCATCAGGTGGTGGTCCTCGTGCTCGAGGGGGCGCTCCCCCTCGACGTCGGGATCCCGGCGGAGGTGTTCCATCCGGAGACGGGGTTCGGATACGAGGTGTCGGTCTGCGGGGTCACCGCCGGAACGGTGCCGGCCCACGGGAGCTTCGGCTACGCGGTCCCGCGGGGCCTGGACGCGCTGGCCGACGCGGACACGATCATCGTCCCGGGGTACGCGCCGGCGGGTCGGCCGATACCGGTTCAGGTGCGCGACGCGCTCCGCACCGCCGCATCCCGCGGGGCCCGTATCGCATCGATCTGTTACGGCGCCTTCGCTCTCGCGGAGGCCGGCCTGCTGGACGGCCTGCGAGCGACGACGCACTGGGATGCGGCGGAAAAACTCGCGGCGCGGCATCCGCAGATCGCGGTCGAGCCGAACGTGCTCTTCGTCGACGAGGGATCCATCCTCACCTCGGCGGGCGCCGCCGCCGGTCTCGACCTGTGCCTGCACATCGTTCGGTGCGACCTCGGCGTGGCCGCGGCGAACGAGATCGCGCGAGGCCTCGTCACCGCGCCCTACCGTACCGGCGGTCAAGCCCAGTACCTGCCGAAGACCAGCTCGGCCGCCCATGGTGAAACCCTCGCCGAGACGCGCGAATGGGCCATGGCGCGGCTCGACGAGCCACTCACGATCGCCGGCCTGGCCGCCCACGCGCAGATGTCGCCCCGCACGTTCCTGCGCCGCTTCGCCGAAGAGACCGGCAGCACCCCGCTGCAGTGGATCCTGCGGGCGCGGGTCGACACCGCCCGCGAACTCCTGGAAAGCACGAAGCTGTCGGTCGACCGCATCGCGGAACAGGTCGGCCTGGGAACTGGGTCGAACCTCCGACTGCACTTCCGCCGGCTCCTCGATGTCTCCCCCTCGGAGTACCGGGCCACCTTCTCCGGGCGGAGCTGA